The proteins below come from a single Mya arenaria isolate MELC-2E11 chromosome 8, ASM2691426v1 genomic window:
- the LOC128244190 gene encoding E3 ubiquitin-protein ligase TRIM71-like, with protein sequence MEVSGKRRDPDFDKGSADATVYCQPCEEGGKRAVAKGFCQTCEEYMCDPCIEAHKRFKLSRNHIMLTKDKMPSFYPYTKQSDIGETEYCKTHPKEMIKFYCPNHGDLGCGDCVVLDHRSCKVDYIANVAKDFVIGNEFRELEPSIKRAEDLLSWSISNANEILDEVENQSKDEIAKLRKFRAEINTYLDRREKELLDNIRKVKIDDESVLNTLKTDCESAKSGLEAMRADLSSGDISVNQRYVAARRAEKDLRSILEKNKEMTGLIKARKYRFTKDEDTERLLGSNMGLGTLDVAGEFRKDIPVLDLSTVTWKKGTDINVKTSQDQETCRITGSAVLASGLFLLADSYNKSVKLVNVPARSVTSRLQLPCQPWDVCVLHDDQAAVTLPNNLMIQLVSTKRGELTCGKKIKVSPHCHGIAFYNNRLYVSYTSNPRIEVMTLDGHIISTFQTDDGRQLFLTPCSITVSTSTPPNLYVSDFDAYTVLQLTLDGKVLREYRDKQLRSPMYLVEVGPGQMLVCGNDSNNVLLLTERDGKMTEILGEKDGLTTPYYVTFCPHTRAIVVGMNYNDDSLKVFNAN encoded by the exons ATGGAGGTTTCCGGAAAGAGACGTGACCCTGACTTTGACAAGGGCTCCGCAGACGCAACTGTCTACTGTCAGCCGTGTGAAGAAGGCGGGAAACGCGCTGTAGCCAAGGGATTCTGTCAGACCTGCGAGGAGTACATGTGTGATCCCTGTATCGAGGCCCACAAGAGGTTCAAGCTGTCCAGGAACCACATAATGTTGACTAAAGATAAGATGCCTTCCTTCTACCCGTACACCAAGCAGTCAGACATCGGCGAAACTGAATACTGTAAAACCCATCCTAAGGAGATGATCAAGTTTTACTGCCCGAACCACGGCGACCTTGGCTGTGGTGACTGTGTCGTACTCGACCATCGCAGCTGTAAAGTCGATTACATCGCTAACGTTGCTAAAGATTTTGTCATTGGCAATGAATTCAGGGAGCTAGAACCATCGATTAAACGAGCTGAAGATCTACTATCTTGGTCAATAAGTAATGCCAATGAAATTTTAGACGAGGTCGAAAACCAGTCTAAGGATGAGATCGCCAAATTGAGAAAGTTCCGGGCAGAAATCAACACCTACCTGGATCGCCGCGAGAAGGAGTTGCTAGACAACATCCGGAAAGTGAAGATCGATGATGAAAGCGTGCTGAATACATTAAAGACTGACTGTGAGTCGGCGAAATCGGGTCTTGAGGCCATGAGGGCGGATCTATCTTCCGGTGACATCTCGGTGAACCAGCGTTACGTGGCGGCGAGGCGAGCCGAAAAGGACTTACGGAGTATTCTGGAAAAGAACAAGGAGATGACTGGTCTGATAAAGGCCCGAAAGTATCGATTTACCAAAGACGAGGACACGGAACGTCTTCTGGGATCGAACATGGGCCTGGGAACACTGGACGTTGCCGGAGAGTTTCGTAAAGATA TTCCAGTTCTTGACCTCTCTACTGTGACATGGAAGAAGGGGACGGATATCAACGTTAAAACGTCTCAGGACCAGGAAACCTGCCGTATCACAGGCTCCGCCGTCCTTGCTTCTGGTCTCTTTCTCCTGGCTGACTCGTATAACAAGAGTGTCAAACTTGTAAACGTCCCCGCCCGCTCCGTAACGTCCCGCCTCCAACTGCCATGCCAACCCTGGGACGTGTGTGTGCTCCATGATGACCAAGCGGCAGTCACTCTCCCGAATAATCTCATGATTCAGCTGGTGTCTACAAAGCGAGGAGAGTTGACGTGCGGAAAGAAAATTAAAGTATCACCTCACTGTCATGGTATTGCGTTCTACAACAACAGATTATACGTTTCGTACACATCAAACCCGCGTATTGAAGTGATGACATTGGATGGTCATATCATAAGTACATTCCAAACAGATGATGGAAGACAACTTTTCCTTACACCATGTTCTATAACTGTGTCAACTTCAACACCACCGAACCTTTACGTGTCTGACTTCGATGCCTACACCGTGCTTCAGCTGACCCTGGACGGGAAGGTCCTGCGTGAGTACCGAGACAAGCAGCTCAGAAGTCCCATGTACTTAGTGGAGGTAGGGCCCGGCCAGATGCTCGTGTGTGGGAATGACAGCAACAACGTGTTGCTGCTGACGGAGAGGGATGGCAAGATGACGGAAATACTGGGAGAGAAGGACGGACTGACCACTCCCTACTACGTGACCTTCTGTCCTCACACACGTGCCATAGTTGTCGGGATGAACTATAATGATGACTCACTGAAGGTCTTTAATGCAAATTGA